In the genome of Fusobacterium necrogenes, one region contains:
- a CDS encoding helix-turn-helix domain-containing protein, which translates to MSSIGERIKKSRNDKGLSLRELAMKVELSASFLSQIEQGKASPSIENLKKIATSLDVKVSYLIEDEEERHNTELVRKDNRKYIESLDSNTKMALLTASNVDKAMEPILYEIGPYGESGRSYYSHHGEEFIYIVEGKLDVYIDDVIHSLNEGDSLYFKSSQKHRFKNNTDKPTRAIWVVNPPTF; encoded by the coding sequence ATGAGCAGTATAGGAGAAAGAATAAAAAAGAGTAGAAATGATAAAGGGTTATCTTTGAGAGAATTAGCTATGAAAGTAGAATTATCAGCAAGTTTTTTATCTCAAATAGAGCAAGGAAAAGCATCTCCTTCTATTGAAAATTTAAAAAAAATTGCTACTTCACTAGACGTAAAAGTAAGTTATCTTATAGAAGATGAAGAAGAAAGACATAATACTGAACTTGTTAGAAAAGATAATAGAAAATACATAGAAAGTCTCGACTCTAATACGAAAATGGCTCTTTTAACAGCCTCAAATGTCGATAAAGCAATGGAACCTATTCTATATGAAATAGGGCCATATGGAGAAAGTGGAAGAAGTTACTATAGTCATCATGGGGAAGAGTTTATTTATATAGTAGAAGGAAAATTAGATGTATATATAGATGATGTGATTCATAGTTTAAATGAGGGAGACAGCCTATATTTTAAATCTAGTCAAAAACATAGATTTAAAAATAATACAGATAAGCCAACAAGAGCTATATGGGTTGTAAATCCTCCTACATTCTAA
- a CDS encoding biotin--[acetyl-CoA-carboxylase] ligase, whose translation MRIFRFDEIDSTNKYLKEREDLKNYDCVIAKTQTAGVGRRGNVWVSNEGMAIFSFTLQEDKNLSLEEYMRLPLIAGISVLGGLKKIENLDYKFKWTNDIYLQDKKICGILVEKIRDFFIIGIGVNVNNDDFGYAQDKATSLKNITGKFYSTEDIIFCIINEFKKYFSENWEYVLNEINSYNYLKGKEIEIIKYGESLGSGIAKDIAYDGRLKVEIAGKERLFNIGEIHIKK comes from the coding sequence ATGAGAATATTTAGATTTGATGAGATAGATTCTACAAATAAATATTTAAAAGAAAGAGAAGATTTAAAAAATTATGATTGTGTAATTGCTAAAACTCAAACAGCAGGAGTAGGGCGTCGTGGAAATGTATGGGTATCCAATGAGGGAATGGCAATTTTTTCATTTACTCTTCAAGAAGATAAAAATCTCTCTTTAGAAGAGTATATGAGATTGCCATTAATAGCTGGAATATCAGTATTGGGTGGATTAAAGAAAATAGAGAACTTAGATTATAAATTTAAATGGACTAATGATATTTATCTACAAGATAAAAAAATATGTGGTATCTTAGTGGAAAAAATAAGAGATTTCTTTATAATAGGTATAGGGGTTAATGTTAATAATGATGATTTTGGTTATGCTCAAGATAAAGCTACATCATTAAAAAATATAACAGGAAAATTTTATTCTACTGAAGATATAATTTTTTGTATAATAAATGAGTTTAAAAAATATTTCTCTGAAAATTGGGAGTATGTGTTAAATGAGATAAACTCATACAACTATTTAAAAGGAAAAGAAATAGAAATAATAAAATATGGAGAATCATTAGGAAGTGGAATAGCTAAAGATATAGCCTATGATGGAAGATTAAAAGTAGAGATAGCTGGAAAAGAGAGACTGTTTAATATTGGAGAGATTCATATAAAAAAATAG
- a CDS encoding CinA family nicotinamide mononucleotide deamidase-related protein: MKVGVILVGTELLNGGMLDTNSLYIAEELNKHGLEMKFKITVRDFRDEIYSAIDYCKKNVDLIIISGGLGPTLDDITKEVIAEYVKKPLIVDDDELEELKEKFERAGLKFKTLNVKEVEKPKGAITFKNDVGMAPAVYIDDIVAFPGVPKELYNMLPKFLDWYVKEKKILDDEIYIKDLITYGIAESLLDEAVREFFTEDEIYYEFLVKDYGILIRLQSKMSNKNKVEKIVKKIYNKIGKFIFGEDSDRLEKKVVELLKKLNMNISTAESCTGGMLASKLIDVPGVSDIFYEGVVSYSNETKINRLGVKKETLDKYGAVSEEVAKEMIMGLTTDVALSTTGIAGPDGGSLEKPVGLVYMGIRIRDKVYIEKRVFKGDRSKIREKTVSHTLFTLIKILNEDV; the protein is encoded by the coding sequence ATGAAAGTAGGAGTTATACTTGTAGGAACAGAGCTTTTAAATGGTGGAATGTTAGATACCAATAGTCTTTATATAGCTGAAGAACTTAATAAACATGGTTTAGAGATGAAATTTAAAATAACAGTTAGAGATTTTAGAGATGAGATATATTCAGCTATAGATTATTGTAAAAAAAATGTAGATTTAATAATTATATCTGGTGGACTTGGTCCAACTCTTGATGATATTACAAAGGAGGTTATAGCTGAATATGTCAAAAAACCTCTTATAGTAGATGATGATGAGTTAGAGGAATTAAAAGAAAAATTTGAAAGAGCTGGACTAAAATTTAAGACTCTTAATGTTAAAGAGGTGGAAAAACCAAAGGGAGCTATTACATTTAAAAATGATGTTGGAATGGCTCCCGCTGTATATATAGATGATATAGTGGCTTTTCCTGGTGTTCCAAAGGAACTATATAATATGTTACCCAAATTTTTAGATTGGTATGTGAAAGAGAAAAAAATATTAGATGATGAGATATATATTAAAGATTTAATAACCTATGGAATAGCAGAATCATTACTAGATGAAGCAGTAAGAGAGTTTTTTACAGAAGATGAGATATACTATGAATTTCTTGTAAAAGATTATGGAATACTTATAAGACTTCAAAGTAAAATGAGCAATAAAAATAAAGTGGAAAAAATTGTGAAAAAGATATATAATAAAATAGGTAAGTTTATTTTTGGAGAAGATAGTGATAGACTTGAAAAGAAAGTTGTAGAGCTTCTAAAAAAATTAAATATGAATATATCAACAGCAGAATCTTGTACAGGTGGAATGTTAGCAAGCAAACTTATAGATGTTCCAGGTGTTTCAGATATATTTTATGAGGGAGTAGTATCTTATAGTAATGAGACTAAAATAAATAGGCTTGGAGTAAAAAAAGAAACATTAGATAAATATGGAGCTGTAAGTGAAGAAGTAGCTAAAGAGATGATAATGGGACTTACTACTGATGTGGCATTATCTACTACTGGAATAGCTGGCCCAGATGGAGGTAGTCTAGAAAAACCAGTAGGGCTTGTATATATGGGAATAAGAATCAGAGATAAAGTATATATAGAGAAAAGAGTATTTAAAGGAGATCGAAGTAAAATTAGAGAAAAAACAGTCTCTCATACTCTTTTTACTTTGATAAAAATATTAAACGAGGATGTGTGA
- the mnmA gene encoding tRNA 2-thiouridine(34) synthase MnmA, whose product MNRKKVVLGMSGGVDSSISVYLLLKQGYEVIGVTLNHKKEESLKEEIDSAKRVANFFNIKHRVIDIEDIFQKEVVNNFLNGYSKGITPSPCVICDERVKMKILFDIADEEKVYYVATGHYCSTEYNEEFDKILLKKAEDSKKDQSYMLYRLDSDKISRLLFPLFKYTKSEIREIGKNIGLEIHNKKDSQGICFAKIGYIDFLKRNLGDSIKRGKFIDKDGNIMGEHKGYQLYTIGQRRGLNLKLPRAYFITAINPEKNEITLGEYNELARKRVELVDFKSPIELEKIMEKKVIGRPRFSSFGAEGKVIAENEKIYFEYFEENVQNAPGQHLVIYYKDFVLGGGMIVDKKIFS is encoded by the coding sequence ATGAACAGAAAAAAAGTTGTATTAGGGATGAGTGGAGGAGTAGACTCTTCAATTTCTGTATATCTACTTCTAAAACAAGGATATGAAGTAATAGGAGTTACTTTGAATCATAAGAAAGAGGAAAGCTTAAAAGAAGAGATAGATTCAGCTAAAAGAGTAGCTAATTTTTTTAATATAAAGCATAGGGTTATAGATATTGAGGATATTTTTCAAAAAGAGGTAGTTAATAATTTTTTAAATGGATATTCTAAAGGAATAACTCCTTCTCCTTGTGTAATTTGTGATGAGAGAGTTAAGATGAAAATACTTTTTGACATAGCAGATGAGGAGAAAGTTTACTATGTAGCAACTGGACATTATTGTTCTACAGAATATAATGAAGAGTTTGATAAGATACTTTTAAAGAAAGCAGAAGATAGTAAAAAAGACCAAAGTTATATGTTATATAGATTGGATAGTGACAAGATTTCAAGACTTCTTTTTCCTCTTTTTAAATACACTAAGAGTGAAATAAGAGAGATTGGAAAAAATATTGGACTAGAGATACATAATAAAAAAGATAGTCAGGGAATATGTTTTGCTAAGATAGGATATATAGATTTTTTAAAGAGAAATTTAGGAGATAGTATCAAAAGAGGAAAATTTATAGATAAAGATGGAAATATAATGGGAGAACATAAGGGATATCAACTTTATACTATTGGACAGAGAAGAGGACTCAATTTAAAACTTCCAAGAGCATATTTTATAACTGCTATAAATCCAGAGAAAAATGAGATAACTTTAGGAGAATATAATGAATTAGCTAGAAAAAGAGTGGAACTAGTTGATTTTAAATCCCCTATTGAATTAGAAAAAATAATGGAGAAAAAAGTTATAGGAAGACCAAGATTTTCTAGTTTTGGTGCTGAAGGAAAAGTCATAGCAGAAAATGAAAAAATATATTTTGAATATTTTGAGGAAAATGTTCAAAATGCCCCAGGACAACATCTTGTAATCTATTATAAAGATTTTGTTTTAGGTGGAGGAATGATAGTAGATAAAAAGATATTTTCATAA
- a CDS encoding DegV family EDD domain-containing protein, which produces MKLEIKVLNSMRLTKLLIAASRWLSKYADVLNDLNVYPVPDGDTGTNMSMTLQAVENELVKLNHEPNMKELVEIVSEAILLGARGNSGTILSQIIQGFLSSIEDKEEVTVNDVIKAFSTAKERAYQAVSEPVEGTMLTVIRRVAEEAAMYQGDKNDFILFLVYLKNVAKEAVEETPNLLPKLKEAGVVDAGGKGIFYVLEGFEKSVTDPEMLKDLERIVQSQAKRKERMEYTLQEPQDIKFRYCTEFIIEEGTFDLEGYKKEISTFGDSMVCAQTTHKTKTHIHTNNPGQVLEIAIKYGQLNNIKIENMLFQHKNLLISEKEIKDNSKYIIRNENSKEIAYFAIVDNKKLGEYYIEAGATAVLIGGQTQNPSVLDIEEGIKKIQANRIIILPNNKNIISTAKIAAERAKKEILVIETKTMLEGYYIVKNKEDKLEFTLEKMKNNYSIEITQAIRDTKIEDISINTGDFIAIINGKIKEKNQNLNKLLEILFNKYISDDSLNLTISYGKESKKEINAIFEKLQNIDKTELFVEQENYHYYMYIEQRDLSLPEIAIVTDSTSDLTPELMLGLNIDIIPLKIKIGDDYFKDGIDLSKRDFWKRVTTESIIPKTSQPSPAEFREIYEKLFKKGYKKIISIHISSKLSGTQQAARVAKGMLSRGEDIIIVDSKGVAMSLGYQVLEAARMAKDGENVENILTRLEQLQDKIKLYFVVNDINYLEKGGRIGRASSIIGGFLKVRPILKLENGEISVQGKAFGEAGAFGYIERLIKTESKKTSMLLYTTWGGTRKELSSADEIKNQQVGNNKVEYKGRLEIGATIGSHSGPVYGFTIIPKII; this is translated from the coding sequence ATGAAATTGGAAATAAAAGTATTAAACTCAATGAGATTGACAAAACTTTTAATAGCAGCAAGTAGATGGCTTTCAAAATATGCTGACGTCTTGAATGATTTAAATGTTTATCCTGTTCCAGATGGAGATACAGGAACTAATATGTCAATGACACTGCAAGCTGTTGAAAATGAACTAGTAAAATTAAATCACGAGCCTAATATGAAAGAATTAGTAGAAATAGTATCTGAAGCTATTCTTTTAGGTGCTAGAGGAAATTCAGGAACAATTCTTTCTCAGATTATACAAGGTTTTTTGAGCTCAATTGAAGACAAAGAAGAAGTGACAGTAAATGATGTTATAAAAGCTTTTAGTACAGCAAAAGAAAGAGCTTATCAAGCTGTATCTGAACCAGTTGAAGGAACCATGCTAACTGTTATTAGAAGAGTGGCTGAAGAAGCTGCAATGTATCAAGGAGATAAAAATGATTTTATTCTTTTCCTAGTATATTTAAAAAATGTAGCTAAAGAAGCTGTAGAAGAAACTCCTAATCTTTTACCAAAATTAAAGGAAGCAGGAGTAGTAGATGCAGGAGGAAAAGGTATTTTCTATGTACTTGAGGGATTTGAAAAATCTGTAACAGACCCTGAAATGTTAAAAGACCTAGAAAGAATAGTACAATCTCAAGCAAAAAGAAAAGAAAGAATGGAATATACTTTACAGGAACCTCAAGATATAAAATTTAGATATTGTACAGAGTTTATTATAGAAGAAGGGACATTTGATTTAGAAGGATATAAAAAAGAGATAAGTACTTTTGGAGATTCTATGGTTTGTGCTCAAACCACTCACAAGACAAAAACACACATTCATACAAATAATCCTGGACAAGTTTTAGAAATAGCTATAAAGTATGGACAACTTAATAACATAAAAATAGAAAATATGCTTTTCCAACATAAAAATCTTCTGATAAGTGAAAAAGAAATAAAAGATAATAGTAAGTATATAATAAGAAATGAAAATTCCAAGGAGATTGCTTATTTTGCTATTGTAGACAACAAAAAATTAGGAGAGTATTATATTGAAGCTGGAGCTACTGCTGTATTAATAGGAGGTCAAACTCAAAATCCTAGTGTTTTAGATATAGAAGAAGGAATAAAAAAAATACAAGCTAATAGAATAATTATTTTACCTAATAATAAAAATATAATATCTACAGCTAAAATAGCTGCAGAAAGAGCCAAAAAAGAGATTCTTGTAATAGAAACCAAAACTATGCTAGAAGGATACTATATCGTCAAAAATAAAGAAGATAAACTTGAATTTACTCTTGAAAAAATGAAAAATAATTATTCTATAGAGATAACCCAAGCTATTAGAGATACAAAAATAGAAGATATTTCTATTAATACTGGAGATTTTATAGCCATTATAAATGGTAAAATTAAAGAAAAAAACCAAAATCTAAATAAATTACTTGAAATATTATTTAATAAATATATTTCTGATGATAGTCTTAATTTAACTATTTCATATGGAAAAGAATCAAAAAAAGAGATAAATGCAATATTTGAAAAATTACAAAATATAGATAAAACCGAGTTATTTGTAGAACAAGAAAACTATCATTACTATATGTACATAGAACAAAGAGACCTATCTCTTCCAGAAATAGCCATTGTAACAGACTCTACTTCTGACTTAACACCAGAGCTCATGTTAGGATTAAATATTGATATTATTCCACTCAAAATAAAAATTGGAGATGATTATTTTAAAGATGGTATTGATTTAAGTAAAAGAGATTTTTGGAAAAGAGTTACTACAGAGTCAATTATTCCGAAAACTTCTCAACCATCTCCTGCAGAATTCAGAGAAATATATGAAAAACTATTCAAAAAAGGATATAAAAAAATTATTTCTATTCATATTTCAAGTAAATTAAGTGGAACACAACAAGCTGCTAGAGTTGCTAAAGGAATGCTCTCTAGAGGAGAAGATATAATAATTGTTGACTCTAAGGGTGTGGCTATGTCTTTAGGATATCAAGTATTAGAAGCAGCCAGAATGGCTAAAGATGGAGAAAATGTAGAAAATATTTTAACCAGATTAGAGCAATTGCAAGATAAAATAAAACTTTATTTCGTTGTAAATGATATAAATTACCTAGAAAAAGGTGGAAGAATAGGGAGAGCTTCCTCCATAATAGGCGGTTTTTTAAAAGTAAGACCTATATTGAAACTAGAAAATGGAGAAATTTCTGTACAAGGAAAAGCTTTTGGAGAAGCAGGAGCTTTTGGATATATAGAAAGATTAATAAAAACTGAAAGTAAAAAAACAAGTATGTTACTTTATACGACTTGGGGAGGAACTCGTAAAGAACTCTCTAGTGCTGATGAAATAAAGAATCAACAAGTTGGAAATAATAAAGTAGAATATAAAGGAAGACTTGAAATAGGAGCTACTATTGGCTCACATTCAGGTCCTGTATATGGCTTTACTATAATACCTAAAATAATCTAA
- a CDS encoding NAD(P)-dependent malic enzyme, which produces MADVYEKSLELHEKSKGKLSVVSKVNVENRDDLSLAYSPGVAEPCRKIAGNKEDVYKYTSKGNLVAVVTDGTAVLGLGDIGPEAALPVMEGKCVLFKEFGDVDAIPICLDTKDTEEIIRTVKLIAPGLGGINLEDISAPRCIEIETRLKEELDIPVFHDDQHGTAIVVAAGLINALKVVNKKVEDIKVVVNGAGAAGSSIIKLIKKLGAKEVIAVDRVGILRRSDKDKYDFSKKELAEITNSQDISGGLAEAIVGADVFVGVSAPNLLSKDMVRSMNRDAIVFAMANPTPEIMPEDALEAGAAIVGTGRSDYPNQINNVLVFPGLFKGALRAKSKKITEEMKIAAAEGLASLIKPEELRKDYIIPDAFDKRVAEAVASAVEKLAKEQGICRN; this is translated from the coding sequence ATGGCAGATGTATATGAAAAATCATTAGAATTACATGAGAAAAGTAAAGGAAAATTATCAGTAGTTTCTAAAGTAAATGTAGAAAATAGAGATGATTTAAGTTTAGCTTATTCTCCAGGGGTAGCAGAACCTTGTAGAAAAATAGCAGGTAATAAAGAAGATGTATATAAATATACTTCAAAGGGAAATTTAGTAGCAGTAGTAACTGATGGAACAGCAGTATTAGGATTAGGGGATATAGGACCAGAAGCAGCTTTACCTGTAATGGAAGGAAAATGTGTATTATTTAAAGAGTTTGGAGATGTAGATGCAATTCCTATATGCTTAGATACTAAAGACACTGAAGAGATAATTAGAACAGTAAAATTAATTGCTCCAGGTCTTGGTGGAATAAATTTAGAGGATATTTCAGCTCCTAGATGTATAGAGATAGAAACAAGATTAAAAGAGGAATTAGATATTCCAGTATTCCACGATGATCAACATGGTACTGCAATAGTTGTAGCAGCTGGTCTTATTAATGCTTTAAAAGTTGTAAATAAAAAAGTTGAAGATATAAAAGTAGTTGTAAACGGAGCAGGAGCAGCTGGAAGTTCTATTATAAAACTTATAAAAAAATTAGGAGCTAAAGAGGTAATAGCTGTTGATAGAGTAGGAATCTTAAGAAGAAGTGATAAAGATAAATATGATTTCTCTAAAAAAGAGTTAGCTGAGATTACAAATTCTCAAGATATATCTGGAGGACTTGCTGAAGCAATAGTAGGGGCAGATGTATTTGTAGGAGTGTCAGCACCAAACTTATTATCTAAAGATATGGTAAGAAGTATGAATAGAGATGCAATAGTATTTGCTATGGCAAATCCGACTCCTGAAATTATGCCAGAAGATGCACTAGAAGCAGGGGCAGCAATAGTAGGAACAGGAAGGTCAGATTATCCTAACCAAATAAATAATGTATTAGTTTTCCCAGGATTATTTAAGGGAGCATTGAGAGCTAAATCTAAAAAGATAACTGAAGAGATGAAAATAGCAGCAGCAGAAGGGTTAGCTTCTTTAATAAAACCAGAAGAATTAAGAAAAGATTATATAATACCAGATGCTTTTGATAAGAGAGTAGCAGAAGCAGTAGCAAGTGCAGTTGAAAAGTTAGCAAAAGAGCAAGGAATTTGTAGAAATTAG
- a CDS encoding PTS sugar transporter subunit IIA yields the protein MKFSSYLDPNFILTDLKGKNPEEIIVEMVERIAEKDKKVKASQALIQEAIIKREREISTGIGSGIAIPHARIENFNDFIVAIGLLDNPIESEIAATNKSDKVDLVFLIISDVLKNKNILKVMSAVSKLVLKQPKLLEKIRKERNSKKVIEYFHEANIEFEHKIVAEDVLSPDIEPATPDNTLEEIAKRLILEETSGLPVVDKNGRFLGEITERELIDYGMPEYLSLMGDLNFLTVGEPFEEYLVNESKVTIKNLYRVSNEIIIDRKTPIMEICFIMVNKGITRLYVVDDGKYYGMIKRSDIIKKVLHI from the coding sequence ATGAAATTTTCAAGTTACCTAGATCCTAATTTTATCCTTACTGATTTGAAGGGAAAAAATCCAGAAGAGATAATAGTGGAAATGGTAGAAAGAATTGCTGAAAAAGATAAAAAAGTAAAAGCTTCTCAAGCTCTTATCCAAGAAGCAATTATCAAGAGAGAGAGAGAGATTTCAACTGGAATAGGAAGCGGAATAGCTATTCCTCATGCTAGAATAGAAAATTTTAATGATTTTATTGTAGCAATAGGATTATTAGATAATCCAATAGAGAGTGAAATAGCAGCAACTAATAAAAGCGATAAAGTAGATTTAGTATTCTTAATAATCTCTGATGTATTAAAAAATAAAAATATTCTAAAGGTTATGAGTGCCGTATCAAAACTTGTATTAAAACAACCTAAACTTTTAGAAAAAATCAGAAAAGAAAGAAATTCTAAAAAAGTTATAGAATATTTTCATGAAGCAAATATAGAATTCGAGCATAAAATCGTAGCTGAAGATGTACTTAGTCCAGATATAGAACCTGCTACACCAGATAATACTTTAGAAGAAATTGCAAAAAGACTTATATTAGAAGAAACAAGTGGACTTCCAGTAGTTGATAAAAATGGAAGATTCTTAGGTGAAATAACAGAAAGAGAACTTATAGATTATGGTATGCCTGAATATCTCTCACTCATGGGTGATTTAAATTTTTTGACAGTTGGAGAACCCTTTGAAGAATATTTAGTAAATGAATCAAAAGTTACTATTAAAAATTTATATAGAGTTTCTAATGAAATTATTATTGATAGAAAAACTCCTATAATGGAAATCTGCTTCATTATGGTAAATAAAGGAATAACTAGACTATATGTAGTTGATGATGGAAAATACTATGGAATGATAAAAAGATCAGATATCATCAAGAAAGTTTTACATATATAG
- a CDS encoding phosphatidylglycerophosphatase A family protein translates to MNRRIVRNLGTWFGLGDMPKAPGTFGTLGGIPVFIVLSFIRGFFPNNMVYNSFYFMFLMTFFGVAVYVSDVCEREIFKKEDPQNVVIDEVLGYLTTLFLINPVGVFQNLIAMGIAFIIFRFLDISKIGPIDKAQHFDNGLGVVLDDFLAGVIGNFIMVCIWTIFF, encoded by the coding sequence GGAACTTGGTTTGGACTTGGGGATATGCCAAAAGCACCAGGAACATTTGGAACATTAGGAGGAATACCAGTATTTATAGTGCTATCTTTTATAAGAGGATTTTTTCCAAATAATATGGTGTATAACTCATTTTATTTTATGTTTTTAATGACTTTCTTTGGAGTAGCTGTATATGTTTCAGATGTTTGTGAAAGAGAGATTTTTAAAAAAGAGGACCCTCAAAATGTAGTAATAGATGAAGTACTTGGATATCTTACTACACTTTTTTTAATCAATCCTGTTGGAGTATTTCAAAATTTAATAGCTATGGGAATAGCTTTTATAATATTTAGATTTTTAGATATCAGTAAGATTGGACCTATTGATAAAGCCCAACATTTTGACAATGGTCTAGGAGTTGTATTAGATGATTTTTTAGCTGGGGTAATAGGGAATTTTATAATGGTTTGTATTTGGACAATTTTCTTTTAG
- a CDS encoding ArsB/NhaD family transporter, translated as MIYIVIGLVVFVSVFYLMITEKIPQAWATMIGGLIMALIGIINEEDALEAVSERLEILFLLIGMMIIVHLVSETGVFQWFAIKVAQLVRGEPFRLVVLLAVVTALCSAFLDNVTTILLMAPVSILLAKQLKLDPFPFVITEVMSANIGGLATLIGDPTQLIIGAEGGLSFNSFLLNTAPMSIIAMIILIINVYLIYGRHMNVSNELKARIMELDSSRSLKDQKLLRQAAVIFALVLVGFILNNFINKGLAIISLSGAIFLVIIAKRNPKEILEHVEWETLFFFIGLFMMIRGIENLNIIDIIGDKIIHLTEGKFDMAVIAVTWLSAAFTSIIGNVANAATVSKILGVMIPSFDGLGNTQAFWWALSFGSCLGGNITILSSATNVVAVGAASKAGCKIDFIKFFKFGGLIAFETLLVGTIYLYIRYM; from the coding sequence ATGATATATATAGTAATAGGATTAGTAGTTTTTGTTTCAGTTTTCTACTTGATGATAACAGAAAAAATACCTCAAGCTTGGGCAACTATGATAGGTGGACTTATCATGGCATTGATAGGAATAATCAATGAAGAAGATGCTTTAGAAGCTGTATCCGAAAGACTTGAAATTTTATTTCTTTTAATTGGTATGATGATAATTGTACATCTTGTATCTGAAACAGGAGTATTCCAGTGGTTTGCTATTAAGGTAGCTCAATTAGTAAGAGGGGAACCTTTTAGATTAGTAGTTTTACTAGCAGTAGTGACAGCTTTGTGTTCAGCTTTTCTAGATAATGTTACTACAATTTTACTTATGGCTCCTGTGTCTATCTTATTAGCTAAACAACTAAAACTAGATCCATTTCCTTTTGTTATTACTGAAGTAATGTCTGCAAATATTGGTGGGCTTGCCACACTAATTGGAGATCCTACACAGTTGATTATAGGAGCAGAAGGAGGCCTAAGTTTTAACTCTTTCCTATTGAATACAGCTCCAATGTCAATTATAGCTATGATTATTTTAATAATTAATGTATATCTAATCTATGGTAGACATATGAATGTCTCTAATGAGCTAAAAGCAAGAATTATGGAATTAGACTCTTCAAGAAGTTTGAAAGATCAGAAACTTCTACGACAAGCAGCGGTAATATTTGCTCTTGTACTTGTTGGATTTATATTAAATAACTTTATAAATAAAGGATTAGCTATAATTTCTTTATCAGGAGCAATATTTTTAGTAATTATTGCTAAGAGAAATCCAAAAGAGATTTTAGAACATGTAGAATGGGAAACTTTATTTTTCTTCATTGGATTATTTATGATGATTAGAGGAATAGAAAATCTAAATATTATAGATATAATAGGAGATAAAATTATTCACTTAACAGAGGGAAAATTTGATATGGCTGTAATAGCAGTAACTTGGTTATCAGCTGCTTTTACTTCTATCATAGGAAATGTTGCAAATGCTGCTACTGTTTCAAAAATTTTAGGAGTAATGATTCCATCATTTGACGGATTAGGAAATACTCAAGCTTTTTGGTGGGCATTATCATTTGGTTCTTGTTTAGGTGGAAATATAACAATACTTAGTTCAGCAACAAATGTTGTGGCTGTAGGAGCTGCAAGTAAAGCTGGATGTAAAATAGATTTTATAAAGTTCTTCAAATTTGGAGGATTAATAGCTTTTGAAACATTATTAGTAGGAACAATATATCTTTATATAAGATATATGTAA